The following coding sequences are from one Streptomyces sp. NBC_00536 window:
- a CDS encoding chitin binding peritrophin-A domain-containing protein codes for MKIRRVLASLAVMAPLLAAVPTAAAAVPPPPANRDICKRPGGYYQHKQDGRYFYQCDNAYRPYRHRCPDGLLFNEEARPGPVCDWPDQVYTHGPRPAVTALRAEPALYDPAKRQVTGLTAIMKQGLIGEKITFTTMTGVVLCTATTDKPGGFNTPGPDTISSASCNSKTGLTIPADTLLRGYKAVYAENSETAHPDQATGSIKRKS; via the coding sequence ATGAAGATCCGACGCGTACTTGCATCCCTGGCCGTCATGGCCCCGTTGCTCGCAGCGGTCCCCACCGCGGCGGCGGCCGTACCCCCGCCGCCCGCCAACCGGGACATCTGCAAGCGCCCAGGCGGCTACTACCAGCACAAGCAGGACGGCCGCTACTTCTACCAGTGCGACAACGCCTACCGTCCCTACCGGCACCGCTGCCCCGACGGCCTGCTGTTCAACGAGGAGGCCCGGCCCGGGCCGGTCTGTGACTGGCCCGACCAGGTCTACACCCACGGCCCGCGCCCCGCCGTGACCGCGCTGCGCGCCGAGCCCGCCCTCTACGATCCCGCCAAGCGCCAGGTCACCGGGCTCACCGCGATCATGAAGCAGGGGCTCATCGGCGAGAAGATCACCTTCACCACGATGACCGGTGTGGTGCTGTGCACCGCCACCACCGACAAGCCCGGCGGGTTCAACACCCCGGGACCCGACACGATCAGCAGCGCGTCGTGCAACAGCAAGACCGGGCTGACCATTCCGGCCGACACCCTGCTGCGCGGATACAAGGCCGTGTACGCCGAGAACTCCGAGACCGCCCACCCGGACCAGGCCACCGGCAGCATCAAGCGGAAGTCTTGA